The proteins below are encoded in one region of Scyliorhinus torazame isolate Kashiwa2021f chromosome 8, sScyTor2.1, whole genome shotgun sequence:
- the tshz2 gene encoding teashirt homolog 2 isoform X1, producing the protein MPRRKQQAPKRAAVYVPEEDLKTGELGVREDASPSAEEVQGNGYICTEEEEEEEEESKGSYSYQNSPVSAMSNQDAECESHISDTSDRLADFKSISSRDGQEKEEQSNGEIKNGQQNSLGAMRAVYASFLSDSYWSSLGFDLKQSKTERTSCKSSNESTKSSFDWHQDALSKTFQQTSSGRPMPKPNLFSSVQLYRQNNKLFGTVFTGASRFRCRECSAAYDTLVELTVHMNDTGHYQDDNHGKNVDRSSSWTKSRKRASQNIDGMHDAQKVLKCMYCGHSFDSLQDLSVHMIKTKHYQKVPLKEPMPPIGSKLVPPSKKRVQHEVNQPCSPDSTTGVAGTFAGEAQKNSNPYVSSNNRYGYQNGASYTWQFEACKSQILKCMECGSSHDTLQQLTAHMMVTGHFLKVTNSASKKGKQIVFDPLAVDKAQSVTEGPSNEIQPLAPVSKLPPDALTPSVSEDTKTLEEKQIITEDMEKQHKDKDDCKDDNSEKIFDPTLQYQYIREEDLEESSKVDGDILKSLENTVTSAINKAQTGSPSWSAYPSIHAAYQLPGIIKPLQLGTQILQVKPNLKPIAPKVRYFSVITSSQNQPLQPNNDQIKEEPISPSHEQLSSKLEESDIEKKDPKLNLQSGIVSPCKMESENPIKTETPPDLPRAHSPGLKDAEEAKESFKKGPIKSETGSPNFSLANGCSGMTVITDHPSEQLSVSPLSALQSIMNTHLGKAAKPLNSNSDPVTMLCRLNKSLLEKSASPPSLVKPSSLADRYYYESSDQPIDLTKSKSDKTAQSNAVKSFTSLPSKHALSDIADMVKVLPKGTTPKPSTSSKMTTERLETDVRSFEDVSMEFLPVQKRKGRQSNWNPQHLLILQAQFAASLWQTGEGKYLLSDLGPQDRMHISKFTGLTMTTISHWLANVKYQLRKTGGTKFLKNLDTGHPIFYCNDCASQFRTPSIYIGHLESHLGFTMKDMAKVSVQHARGEQEVSKVTSEKSTGPLVADEDTGSKFQCNLCNRTFASKHAVKLHLSKTHGKSPENHSQYVTELEEE; encoded by the coding sequence TTTATGTCCCAGAGGAAGACCTAAAGACTGGAGAATTGGGCGTAAGAGAAGATGCCAGCCCTTCTGCTGAGGAGGTACAAGGCAATGGTTACATATGCACTGAAGAAgaagaggaagaagaggaggaaAGCAAAGGCAGTTACAGCTACCAGAATTCTCCAGTCAGTGCAATGTCCAATCAGGATGCAGAGTGTGAATCACATATAAGTGATACCAGCGACAGATTGGCTGATTTTAAAAGTATTTCTTCCCGGGATGGGCAGGAAAAGGAAGAACAATCAAATGGAGAGATAAAGAATGGCCAACAGAACAGTTTAGGAGCAATGAGAGCTGTTTATGCTAGCTTTCTATCCGATTCATATTGGTCAAGTCTGGGATTTGACCTCAAACAATCAAAGACTGAAAGGACAAGCTGCAAAAGCAGCAATGAAAGCACCAAAAGTAGTTTTGATTGGCACCAAGATGCATTATCCAAAACATTTCAACAGACATCCTCTGGCAGGCCAATGCCTAAACCAAATCTTTTCAGTTCAGTGCAGTTGTACAGGCAAAATAACAAGTTATTTGGAACTGTTTTCACCGGTGCCAGTAGGTTTCGCTGCCGGGAATGTAGTGCAGCATATGACACTTTGGTAGAGCTAACTGTTCACATGAATGATACAGGACATTACCAAGATGATAACCATGGGAAAAATGTGGACCGTAGCAGCAGTTGGACAAAGTCACGAAAAAGGGCTTCGCAGAATATTGATGGAATGCACGATGCCCAGAAAGTTTTAAAGTGCATGTACTGTGGTCACTCATTTGATTCCCTTCAAGATTTGAGTGTCCATATGATTAAAACAAAACATTACCAGAAAGTGCCTCTGAAGGAACCAATGCCACCTATCGGATCAAAGTTAGTCCCACCCTCTAAAAAACGAGTCCAGCATGAAGTTAACCAGCCTTGTTCACCGGATTCAACAACTGGAGTTGCAGGGACATTTGCAGGTGAAGCGCAAAAGAATTCCAACCCCTATGTGTCATCTAACAATCGCTATGGTTATCAAAATGGTGCCAGTTATACCTGGCAATTTGAAGCCTGTAAGTCTCAAATCTTGAAGTGCATGGAATGTGGAAGCTCCCATGATACATTACAGCAGCTCACAGCTCATATGATGGTAACAGGGCACTTTCTTAAGGTAACAAACTCTGCATCAAAAAAGGGAAAACAGATTGTTTTTGACCCTTTGGCTGTGGACAAAGCACAGTCAGTCACAGAAGGACCATCGAATGAGATTCAACCTTTGGCACCAGTCAGCAAATTGCCTCCAGATGCATTAACACCATCGGTATCAGAAGATACCAAAACCCTTGAAGAGAAGCAAATCATAACAGAAGATATGGAGAAACAACATAAAGATAAAGATGATTGCAAAGATGACAACTCAGAGAAAATCTTTGATCCAACTCTTCAGTATCAGTACATAAGAGAAGAAGATCTAGAAGAGAGCTCAAAGGTGGATGGTGATATTCTTAAATCACTTGAAAATACTGTTACTTCAGCCATCAACAAAGCCCAAACTGGGAGCCCGAGCTGGAGTGCTTATCCTAGTATCCATGCTGCCTATCAGCTTCCAGGGATTATTAAACCTTTGCAACTTGGTACTCAAATATTACAAGTTAAACCAAACCTGAAACCAATAGCTCCAAAAGTCAGGTATTTCTCTGTTATTACAAGTAGCCAAAACCAACCCCTTCAACCCAACAATGATCAAATTAAGGAAGAGCCGATTAGTCCCTCTCATGAACAGCTTTCGTCCAAATTGGAAGAAAGCGATATTGAGAAAAAGGATCCAAAGTTAAATCTTCAATCTGGGATAGTTTCACCATGTAAGATGGAaagtgaaaacccaataaaaacagagACTCCCCCTGATCTTCCAAGAGCACATTCACCTGGTTTGAAAGATGCTGAAGAAGCAAAGGAAAGCTTCAAGAAGGGGCCTATAAAAAGTGAAACTGGATCTCCAAACTTCTCATTAGCCAATGGTTGCTCTGGAATGACTGTTATCACAGACCACCCATCTGAGCAACTCTCTGTCAGTCCACTTAGTGCATTGCAATCTATCATGAACACTCATCTTGGCAAAGCTGCCAAGCCCCTTAATTCAAACTCAGACCCTGTAACTATGTTATGTAGACTTAATAAAAGTTTGTTGGAGAAATCAGCTTCACCGCCAAGCTTAGTAAAACCATCTAGTCTTGCTGATCGATATTACTATGAAAGCAGCGATCAACCAATAGATCTCACCAAATCGAAGAGTGACAAAACTGCCCAATCAAACGCGGTCAAATCCTTTACTTCATTGCCTTCCAAACATGCTTTATCTGATATTGCTGACATGGTAAAGGTCCTCCCGAAAGGTACAACACCAAAACCTTCTACCTCATCAAAGATGACAACAGAGAGGTTGGAGACCGATGTGAGGAGCTTTGAAGATGTGTCAATGGAATTTTTACCAGTTCAGAAAAGAAAAGGTAGGCAGTCAAACTGGAATCCCCAGCATCTTCTCATTCTGCAGGCCCAATTTGCTGCCAGTCTTTGGCAGACAGGTGAAGGCAAATATCTATTATCAGATCTAGGTCCACAAGACCGCATGCATATTTCAAAGTTTACTGGACTCACCATGACCACCATAAGTCACTGGCTTGCCAATGTAAAATATCAACTAAGAAAGACAGGTGGAACAAAATTCCTTAAGAACTTAGACACAGGACACCCAATTTTCTACTGCAATGATTGTGCCTCCCAGTTTAGGACTCCTTCCATATATATTGGTCATTTAGAATCCCATTTGGGCTTCACTATGAAAGATATGGCAAAGGTTTCTGTACAGCATGCCAGAGGGGAGCAAGAAGTGTCAAAGGTGACATCTGAGAAGTCAACAGGGCCGTTGGTAGCAGATGAGGacacaggcagcaaattccagtGTAATCTGTGCAATCGAACTTTTGCTAGCAAGCACGCAGTAAAACTGCACCTCAGCAAAACGCATGGCAAGTCACCAGAGAATCATTCGCAGTATGTAACAGAACTAGAAGAAGAGTAA
- the tshz2 gene encoding teashirt homolog 2 isoform X2, whose product MSNQDAECESHISDTSDRLADFKSISSRDGQEKEEQSNGEIKNGQQNSLGAMRAVYASFLSDSYWSSLGFDLKQSKTERTSCKSSNESTKSSFDWHQDALSKTFQQTSSGRPMPKPNLFSSVQLYRQNNKLFGTVFTGASRFRCRECSAAYDTLVELTVHMNDTGHYQDDNHGKNVDRSSSWTKSRKRASQNIDGMHDAQKVLKCMYCGHSFDSLQDLSVHMIKTKHYQKVPLKEPMPPIGSKLVPPSKKRVQHEVNQPCSPDSTTGVAGTFAGEAQKNSNPYVSSNNRYGYQNGASYTWQFEACKSQILKCMECGSSHDTLQQLTAHMMVTGHFLKVTNSASKKGKQIVFDPLAVDKAQSVTEGPSNEIQPLAPVSKLPPDALTPSVSEDTKTLEEKQIITEDMEKQHKDKDDCKDDNSEKIFDPTLQYQYIREEDLEESSKVDGDILKSLENTVTSAINKAQTGSPSWSAYPSIHAAYQLPGIIKPLQLGTQILQVKPNLKPIAPKVRYFSVITSSQNQPLQPNNDQIKEEPISPSHEQLSSKLEESDIEKKDPKLNLQSGIVSPCKMESENPIKTETPPDLPRAHSPGLKDAEEAKESFKKGPIKSETGSPNFSLANGCSGMTVITDHPSEQLSVSPLSALQSIMNTHLGKAAKPLNSNSDPVTMLCRLNKSLLEKSASPPSLVKPSSLADRYYYESSDQPIDLTKSKSDKTAQSNAVKSFTSLPSKHALSDIADMVKVLPKGTTPKPSTSSKMTTERLETDVRSFEDVSMEFLPVQKRKGRQSNWNPQHLLILQAQFAASLWQTGEGKYLLSDLGPQDRMHISKFTGLTMTTISHWLANVKYQLRKTGGTKFLKNLDTGHPIFYCNDCASQFRTPSIYIGHLESHLGFTMKDMAKVSVQHARGEQEVSKVTSEKSTGPLVADEDTGSKFQCNLCNRTFASKHAVKLHLSKTHGKSPENHSQYVTELEEE is encoded by the coding sequence ATGTCCAATCAGGATGCAGAGTGTGAATCACATATAAGTGATACCAGCGACAGATTGGCTGATTTTAAAAGTATTTCTTCCCGGGATGGGCAGGAAAAGGAAGAACAATCAAATGGAGAGATAAAGAATGGCCAACAGAACAGTTTAGGAGCAATGAGAGCTGTTTATGCTAGCTTTCTATCCGATTCATATTGGTCAAGTCTGGGATTTGACCTCAAACAATCAAAGACTGAAAGGACAAGCTGCAAAAGCAGCAATGAAAGCACCAAAAGTAGTTTTGATTGGCACCAAGATGCATTATCCAAAACATTTCAACAGACATCCTCTGGCAGGCCAATGCCTAAACCAAATCTTTTCAGTTCAGTGCAGTTGTACAGGCAAAATAACAAGTTATTTGGAACTGTTTTCACCGGTGCCAGTAGGTTTCGCTGCCGGGAATGTAGTGCAGCATATGACACTTTGGTAGAGCTAACTGTTCACATGAATGATACAGGACATTACCAAGATGATAACCATGGGAAAAATGTGGACCGTAGCAGCAGTTGGACAAAGTCACGAAAAAGGGCTTCGCAGAATATTGATGGAATGCACGATGCCCAGAAAGTTTTAAAGTGCATGTACTGTGGTCACTCATTTGATTCCCTTCAAGATTTGAGTGTCCATATGATTAAAACAAAACATTACCAGAAAGTGCCTCTGAAGGAACCAATGCCACCTATCGGATCAAAGTTAGTCCCACCCTCTAAAAAACGAGTCCAGCATGAAGTTAACCAGCCTTGTTCACCGGATTCAACAACTGGAGTTGCAGGGACATTTGCAGGTGAAGCGCAAAAGAATTCCAACCCCTATGTGTCATCTAACAATCGCTATGGTTATCAAAATGGTGCCAGTTATACCTGGCAATTTGAAGCCTGTAAGTCTCAAATCTTGAAGTGCATGGAATGTGGAAGCTCCCATGATACATTACAGCAGCTCACAGCTCATATGATGGTAACAGGGCACTTTCTTAAGGTAACAAACTCTGCATCAAAAAAGGGAAAACAGATTGTTTTTGACCCTTTGGCTGTGGACAAAGCACAGTCAGTCACAGAAGGACCATCGAATGAGATTCAACCTTTGGCACCAGTCAGCAAATTGCCTCCAGATGCATTAACACCATCGGTATCAGAAGATACCAAAACCCTTGAAGAGAAGCAAATCATAACAGAAGATATGGAGAAACAACATAAAGATAAAGATGATTGCAAAGATGACAACTCAGAGAAAATCTTTGATCCAACTCTTCAGTATCAGTACATAAGAGAAGAAGATCTAGAAGAGAGCTCAAAGGTGGATGGTGATATTCTTAAATCACTTGAAAATACTGTTACTTCAGCCATCAACAAAGCCCAAACTGGGAGCCCGAGCTGGAGTGCTTATCCTAGTATCCATGCTGCCTATCAGCTTCCAGGGATTATTAAACCTTTGCAACTTGGTACTCAAATATTACAAGTTAAACCAAACCTGAAACCAATAGCTCCAAAAGTCAGGTATTTCTCTGTTATTACAAGTAGCCAAAACCAACCCCTTCAACCCAACAATGATCAAATTAAGGAAGAGCCGATTAGTCCCTCTCATGAACAGCTTTCGTCCAAATTGGAAGAAAGCGATATTGAGAAAAAGGATCCAAAGTTAAATCTTCAATCTGGGATAGTTTCACCATGTAAGATGGAaagtgaaaacccaataaaaacagagACTCCCCCTGATCTTCCAAGAGCACATTCACCTGGTTTGAAAGATGCTGAAGAAGCAAAGGAAAGCTTCAAGAAGGGGCCTATAAAAAGTGAAACTGGATCTCCAAACTTCTCATTAGCCAATGGTTGCTCTGGAATGACTGTTATCACAGACCACCCATCTGAGCAACTCTCTGTCAGTCCACTTAGTGCATTGCAATCTATCATGAACACTCATCTTGGCAAAGCTGCCAAGCCCCTTAATTCAAACTCAGACCCTGTAACTATGTTATGTAGACTTAATAAAAGTTTGTTGGAGAAATCAGCTTCACCGCCAAGCTTAGTAAAACCATCTAGTCTTGCTGATCGATATTACTATGAAAGCAGCGATCAACCAATAGATCTCACCAAATCGAAGAGTGACAAAACTGCCCAATCAAACGCGGTCAAATCCTTTACTTCATTGCCTTCCAAACATGCTTTATCTGATATTGCTGACATGGTAAAGGTCCTCCCGAAAGGTACAACACCAAAACCTTCTACCTCATCAAAGATGACAACAGAGAGGTTGGAGACCGATGTGAGGAGCTTTGAAGATGTGTCAATGGAATTTTTACCAGTTCAGAAAAGAAAAGGTAGGCAGTCAAACTGGAATCCCCAGCATCTTCTCATTCTGCAGGCCCAATTTGCTGCCAGTCTTTGGCAGACAGGTGAAGGCAAATATCTATTATCAGATCTAGGTCCACAAGACCGCATGCATATTTCAAAGTTTACTGGACTCACCATGACCACCATAAGTCACTGGCTTGCCAATGTAAAATATCAACTAAGAAAGACAGGTGGAACAAAATTCCTTAAGAACTTAGACACAGGACACCCAATTTTCTACTGCAATGATTGTGCCTCCCAGTTTAGGACTCCTTCCATATATATTGGTCATTTAGAATCCCATTTGGGCTTCACTATGAAAGATATGGCAAAGGTTTCTGTACAGCATGCCAGAGGGGAGCAAGAAGTGTCAAAGGTGACATCTGAGAAGTCAACAGGGCCGTTGGTAGCAGATGAGGacacaggcagcaaattccagtGTAATCTGTGCAATCGAACTTTTGCTAGCAAGCACGCAGTAAAACTGCACCTCAGCAAAACGCATGGCAAGTCACCAGAGAATCATTCGCAGTATGTAACAGAACTAGAAGAAGAGTAA